TGGAAAAGTGGTACAACATTGAGAGTGAGTGAGTGGTGATAGCAATCACTCCACTTACAAGTTTACATAGGCATGACGTATCTTTATAGGTTCGATATCCTTGATATCTGTTATTAGTCGAAGTGCACACAAGCTGACCCGTGCACTCATCGTATACTCATTTGTATAGAACATTCAACCACGTTTCAAACAACTCTACATCACACAaaccaaagagaaaaaaatagcaaAATAGCAAAATGAATTGATCTATCATCACATGCAACCTTTTTCAGACAACGTTCTATGTCAAACCTTCATTCCTATCTGTAttcagagaaagaagaggTCAAAGGAGTAGCAAACTAGACGTAACAAAGACAAGAAGCAAAGCCAAAACTTTAGTTAAAGTGGATTTGCTCTAAAACAGAGTGAAAATTTGAACCAAAACTTCAGTTGTTGAGGCCCCTTATTCATTGTGTTCTGAGTTAAGCCTTCAGGAAGCCCTTCTGCTCAAGGTAACTCATCACTTTATCTGCCATGTCGCATGGGGAACCTCCATTGTGTTTCAGTACAATCTGAAACCCAACAAGTGCGTTAGTACATCGAACTTTCAAATATCTAAAACGTTCTTAAGACTTCTAATTCCGTGTCTAATAGAATCTTAAACTTCCAACTTAGTTAACAATGAATTCTAAAGAATGTCGAGTAAGTTTTGATCTACCAGACAATCAAATATCTATTAGTTGCAAAGTTGAAAGTTCAGAGATTAATTATGAACTTTTTGAAGATCCGGGGCCTATAAgaactaaacttataatttaacccgAGAATCATTCGCCAAGTAGTAGAAGCATTTATCTTTTGCAAGTTGTTCTAAAATGTTCCATTTTTCACTAGACAGTGTAATTACCTCACAATTCAATGGTACTTCATATGGATCATCAATACCGGTAAAGCCTGCAAACATATGAGATTTTGTTCAGTCAATGGATGAACTATGATAATTCTGAGCATATTTAAGCCTATTTGATATCAATTAACTCTAAGTAAGATGATAACAAATCGCAGTAACCTTTGATCTTCCCCGCCCGTGCAAGCTTATACAGTCCCTTCGTATCTCGTGCTTCACAAATTTCAAGAGGAACATCCATGAACACCTGtatatttttagtatatttttgTCATATATGTTTCCGAGGCGAGGCGAGGTAGAATAGAAGTCCACTCAAAATCGATGGTATGCGTAAATTTAGAAATACCTCAATAAAGTATCCATCAGGTAAAATGGCACGACAGGCATCTCGATCCCTTCGATATGGAGAGATCAAACTAGCAATACAAATAACTCCAGCGTCTGCGAACAGTTTCGCAACCTCACCTAGTTTATGGAAGAGGTATAATTAGGAATCATGAACAGCCAAATCCAAAGTGTTGTAAATGAACAGAACTTCCCGAACAGGACTTACCAACCCTCCTTATGTTCTCCGCACGATCTTCGGCTTTAAATCCAAGGTCACGATTCAAGCCATGCCTAACATTGTCCCCATCAAGAATATAAGCCAACTTTCCCATTTTGTATAAGCTTTTAGTCAAGGCACAAGCCACAGAGCTCTTCCCTGCAAGTTAGCTAAAATTGGGTCAGGTTGAAAAAGTCTCAAACccaatttatatatttcaagCCAACATTTTTTACTATCTATTTCACTAAATCTTTTCAAACATAACCTGAAAAGTCAAAATCAATCGGACTCATATATTTCATGGTTGGGTTTCGTCTATTATCCAAAAGGAACAAGGATAATTTTGGTtagatgtgagatcccacgtcggtcggagagagaaacgaaacattccttataaggacgtagaaacctctccctagcatacgcgttttaaaaccgtgaagctggcgactatacgtaacgagccaaagcagacaatatctgttagcgatgggcttgggctatatTACAAATgaatcagagccagacaccggacggtgtgccagtgaggacactggcccccaagggaggtggattgtgagatcccacatcggtcggaGAGGGAAACggatcattccttataagggtgtggaaacctctccctagtagacgcattttcaAACCAtgagcggacaatatctattagcggtgggcttgggttgttacaaatggtatcagagccagacatcaggcggtgtgccagcaaagacgctggccccaagaggagtggattgtgagatcccacattggttggagagggaaacgaatcattccttataagggcgtgaaaacttctccctagtagacgcattttaaaaccatgagcgaacaatatctattagcggtggacttgggttgttacaaatggtatcagagccagacatcaggcggtgtgccagcaaagacgccaagaggggtggattgtgagatcccacatcagttggagagggaaacgaatcattccttataagagcgtgaaaacctctccctagtagacgcattttaaaaccatgagcagacaatatctattagcggtgggcttgggttgttacatcaGAACAAACGTACAACCCAAAAAATCTATCAAAGAACAAACCCAGCCAAACCAATGAATACCCAAAACTCCAAGACTAATTTCATTTGAATACAATCTAAACGATGATTAATAGATAATAACAACTAAGGTGTAAaagcagaaggaaaaggttaGACAAACCTGAGCCACTGAGCCCTGTGATCCATATGACACATCCTTTCTGGTTGAGAAGGCTCTGTCTTTCAACATTTC
This genomic window from Cucurbita pepo subsp. pepo cultivar mu-cu-16 chromosome LG01, ASM280686v2, whole genome shotgun sequence contains:
- the LOC111779279 gene encoding adenylyl-sulfate kinase 3-like encodes the protein MVSTGGISFPGCVPPPPLRHKSFSPPSAFGFARFSNGISFKSMVVVCDGAEKKGSRAVIVNGKVDGLGKSECEIDLDATLGNGHAGNSGKNAGVLSTVGNSTNIKWHECSIGNVERQSLLNQKGCVIWITGLSGSGKSSVACALTKSLYKMGKLAYILDGDNVRHGLNRDLGFKAEDRAENIRRVGEVAKLFADAGVICIASLISPYRRDRDACRAILPDGYFIEVFMDVPLEICEARDTKGLYKLARAGKIKGFTGIDDPYEVPLNCEIVLKHNGGSPCDMADKVMSYLEQKGFLKA